In Flavobacterium sp. N3904, one DNA window encodes the following:
- a CDS encoding protease complex subunit PrcB family protein, protein MKKIILVLFIAFGFYSCTDTPDYNTPNCGNVTNLAYESFSYCGTLKESPKQPVFVVLNSKEEFDKIFTSCPTFAAIDFPDFTQKRILGLFAGPKPTSGYSIKIQSVKQDDCQIVVEFFETELTGDAVTPTVTYPADYIVIPKSSKPIFFQKVNQIKDYVVIGTYFGLCSGTDCQQFYKIDSQKVLHYLKVNYGSYDFNQYGFKTLVYKDDLATFLQKIPTEITTLKGQTKTFGEPDSHDQGGVYFEWNQGGVITKIYLDTDNTTDQSQNVILFKKAIQDKIAELKTKS, encoded by the coding sequence ATGAAAAAAATAATTTTAGTATTGTTCATAGCATTTGGCTTTTATTCGTGTACAGATACTCCGGATTATAATACTCCCAACTGTGGAAATGTAACAAATCTTGCATACGAAAGTTTTAGCTATTGCGGTACTTTAAAAGAAAGCCCAAAACAGCCAGTATTTGTCGTTTTAAATTCGAAAGAAGAGTTTGATAAAATATTCACAAGTTGTCCGACATTCGCAGCTATTGATTTTCCTGATTTTACCCAAAAAAGAATATTGGGACTTTTCGCCGGACCAAAACCAACGAGTGGGTATTCTATAAAAATCCAATCGGTTAAACAGGATGATTGTCAGATTGTAGTTGAATTTTTTGAAACTGAACTTACAGGCGATGCAGTGACCCCAACAGTAACATATCCTGCCGATTATATAGTGATTCCAAAATCGAGTAAGCCTATTTTCTTCCAAAAAGTCAATCAGATTAAGGACTATGTGGTTATAGGAACATATTTTGGTTTATGTTCTGGGACTGATTGTCAGCAATTTTATAAAATAGACAGTCAAAAAGTACTTCATTATTTAAAAGTGAATTATGGCTCATATGATTTTAATCAGTACGGTTTTAAAACATTGGTTTATAAAGATGATTTAGCTACTTTTTTGCAAAAAATCCCAACCGAAATTACAACTTTAAAAGGACAAACAAAAACGTTTGGTGAGCCAGACTCCCATGATCAGGGTGGTGTTTATTTTGAATGGAATCAAGGAGGTGTGATTACTAAAATATATTTAGATACTGATAATACAACCGATCAAAGTCAAAATGTTATCCTTTTTAAGAAAGCAATTCAAGATAAAATTGCCGAATTGAAAACTAAATCTTAA
- a CDS encoding RNA polymerase sigma factor: MKEDVEQYIKRCAENDREAQLKLYQLFSPVLYGLCLKYMRNEDDAKDVFQEAFVIAFQKIGQYKFEGSFEGWIKRIFINKLLETLKKKKKDILFLDIYDIDEEVSDEDELVMEPIPQEKLLEYIQELPDQYRMVFNLFVFEKMKHKEIAELLQITEGTSKSNLNRAKGILQKKILAVLNCKIA, from the coding sequence TTGAAAGAAGACGTAGAACAATATATTAAAAGGTGCGCCGAAAACGACCGAGAAGCACAACTGAAATTATATCAGTTGTTTTCTCCTGTTTTGTATGGACTGTGCCTTAAATATATGAGAAACGAAGATGATGCAAAAGATGTTTTTCAAGAGGCTTTTGTTATTGCTTTTCAAAAAATAGGGCAATACAAATTTGAGGGAAGTTTTGAAGGTTGGATAAAACGTATTTTCATCAATAAATTATTAGAAACATTAAAGAAGAAGAAAAAAGATATTTTGTTTTTGGATATTTATGATATTGATGAAGAAGTAAGTGATGAAGACGAATTGGTAATGGAGCCTATTCCACAAGAAAAATTATTGGAATACATACAAGAATTGCCAGACCAATACCGAATGGTCTTTAACTTGTTCGTTTTCGAGAAAATGAAACACAAAGAAATCGCAGAGTTGCTTCAAATAACAGAAGGAACTTCTAAATCGAATTTGAACAGGGCAAAAGGGATTTTGCAAAAAAAAATTTTGGCGGTATTAAATTGTAAAATAGCATGA
- a CDS encoding pseudouridine synthase: MSHHHFILHKPYGYLSQFIYELKRKKKLLGELHDFPAGTMAIGRLDEDSEGLLLLTTDGKMSEIIRSKKVDKEYYVQVDGIITQEAIEQLKRGVEIGFNGTKYITKPCKAFIVNEIPNFGIRGKKIRDERHGPTSWASITVNEGKFRQVRKMTAAVGFPTLRLVRVRIGNVHLDDLQAGAVLEVKDFQIDK, encoded by the coding sequence ATGTCCCATCATCATTTCATTCTCCATAAGCCCTATGGTTATTTAAGTCAATTTATTTACGAATTGAAGCGCAAGAAAAAACTCTTGGGAGAATTACACGATTTTCCTGCTGGAACAATGGCAATTGGTCGTCTTGATGAAGATTCTGAAGGTTTGCTATTATTGACGACCGACGGTAAAATGAGTGAAATCATTCGGAGCAAAAAAGTCGATAAAGAGTATTACGTGCAAGTCGATGGCATTATCACACAAGAAGCGATTGAACAATTGAAAAGGGGAGTTGAGATTGGTTTTAATGGCACCAAATACATCACCAAACCCTGCAAAGCTTTTATAGTAAACGAAATTCCCAATTTTGGAATAAGAGGAAAAAAGATTCGGGACGAACGTCACGGTCCTACTTCTTGGGCTTCTATAACTGTTAATGAAGGGAAGTTTCGCCAAGTACGTAAAATGACAGCAGCTGTTGGTTTTCCAACTTTAAGATTGGTAAGAGTCCGAATCGGAAACGTACATTTGGACGATTTGCAAGCAGGAGCAGTTTTAGAAGTGAAGGATTTCCAAATAGACAAATAA
- a CDS encoding tRNA (cytidine(34)-2'-O)-methyltransferase, whose translation MLNIVLVEPEIPNNTGNIGRLCVGTQSRLHLIHPFGFVINDKNLKRSGLDYWVHLDVTEYQNVAEWMSQIPDQSRVFLMSSHASTSIYDAKFQDGDWLVFGKESVGLSVEVLGLFENHLTIPMSPLIRSFNIANSVAFVVGEAKRQIGL comes from the coding sequence ATGCTAAATATAGTTCTCGTAGAACCCGAAATACCAAATAATACCGGAAATATTGGCCGTCTATGTGTAGGCACCCAAAGTCGTTTGCATCTAATTCATCCTTTTGGATTTGTTATCAATGATAAAAACCTGAAGCGCTCCGGACTCGATTATTGGGTACACCTTGATGTAACCGAATACCAAAATGTAGCGGAATGGATGTCTCAAATTCCAGACCAATCCAGAGTTTTTCTGATGAGTTCTCATGCTTCGACATCAATTTATGATGCAAAATTCCAAGATGGTGATTGGCTGGTTTTTGGAAAAGAAAGTGTGGGTTTGAGCGTAGAAGTTTTAGGTTTATTCGAAAACCATCTGACTATTCCTATGTCACCATTAATTCGAAGTTTTAATATTGCCAATTCGGTTGCTTTTGTTGTTGGTGAGGCCAAGAGACAGATTGGGTTGTAG
- a CDS encoding class I SAM-dependent methyltransferase: MIDNVSLRSTIFKHLDGLVTAPVAYSLYKKGIMTCILDKKKTSLSELTEKFKANEGYLNVALRVLASQGFLDYKIDAEADGITISTNEISEIAFSLFPLYKEVVDLLQFSMDFHPRLFDEAPFERLKFIFEKYKDNYGISFSTDSMTNSIQHQILKHIEGFLVGPTIVGLGMSGMFHKYFMEISFRPEEFHKSPENFKIILDFLVYLGWFTQKKGNYQFTETGLFFAKRASAYGVTVSYLPTFSKIEELIFGNPSILRIVGDGEDEIHVDREMNVWGSGGAHDAYFKVVDEIIIKLFNLPIEEQPKGILDMGCGNGAFLEHIFNVIERQTLRGKMLSAHPLFLVGADYNQAALKVTRANLIKADIWAKVIWGDIGRPDLLAEDLWENYNIDLKDLLNVRTFLDHNRIWEMPKQITEERISNSTGAFAHRGVRINNSLVEDNLLEHFKKWSPYVHKFGLLIIELHTIAPHLTALNLGKTAATAYDATHGFSDQFIVEVEVLHKIAAEAGLFPDPNYFKKFPDSEIATVSINLLKGA, encoded by the coding sequence ATGATAGATAATGTTTCCTTACGAAGTACCATTTTTAAACATTTGGATGGTTTAGTAACCGCGCCAGTTGCTTATTCGCTTTATAAAAAAGGAATAATGACTTGCATTTTGGATAAAAAGAAAACAAGTCTTTCAGAACTTACAGAAAAATTCAAAGCCAACGAAGGTTATCTTAATGTGGCTTTAAGAGTATTAGCTTCACAAGGTTTCTTAGATTATAAAATTGACGCAGAAGCTGACGGAATTACAATTAGCACCAATGAGATAAGCGAAATTGCTTTTTCTCTGTTTCCATTGTATAAAGAGGTGGTGGATTTATTGCAGTTTTCTATGGATTTTCATCCTCGATTGTTTGATGAAGCTCCATTTGAACGCTTAAAATTTATTTTCGAAAAATACAAAGACAACTATGGAATCTCATTTTCTACGGATTCTATGACCAATTCAATACAGCATCAGATTCTAAAACATATTGAAGGTTTTTTGGTTGGTCCAACTATTGTGGGTTTGGGTATGAGTGGCATGTTTCACAAATATTTTATGGAGATTTCCTTTCGCCCAGAGGAATTTCATAAATCACCTGAAAATTTCAAAATTATACTCGATTTTTTGGTGTATTTAGGTTGGTTTACCCAAAAGAAGGGCAATTATCAGTTTACCGAAACAGGTTTGTTTTTTGCCAAAAGAGCTTCGGCTTATGGAGTCACGGTTTCATATTTGCCTACTTTTAGTAAAATAGAGGAATTGATTTTTGGTAATCCTTCTATTTTAAGGATTGTTGGAGATGGAGAAGATGAAATTCACGTGGACCGCGAGATGAATGTCTGGGGAAGCGGAGGTGCACACGATGCTTATTTTAAAGTGGTGGACGAAATTATCATCAAATTATTTAATTTGCCAATAGAGGAACAACCCAAAGGAATCTTGGATATGGGCTGTGGAAACGGCGCTTTCCTAGAACATATTTTCAATGTTATTGAACGTCAAACTTTGAGAGGAAAAATGCTTAGTGCTCATCCTTTATTTTTGGTGGGAGCCGATTATAATCAAGCGGCTCTTAAAGTAACAAGAGCCAATTTGATTAAAGCCGATATATGGGCGAAAGTAATTTGGGGAGATATTGGTCGTCCCGATTTGCTGGCAGAAGATTTGTGGGAGAACTATAATATTGATCTGAAAGATTTGTTGAACGTAAGAACTTTTCTGGATCACAATAGAATTTGGGAAATGCCAAAACAAATCACTGAAGAAAGAATAAGTAATTCAACTGGAGCATTTGCTCATAGAGGCGTTCGGATAAATAATAGTTTAGTGGAAGATAATTTATTGGAGCACTTCAAAAAATGGTCGCCTTATGTTCATAAATTTGGATTGCTAATTATTGAATTGCATACTATTGCTCCTCATTTGACCGCTTTAAATTTAGGAAAAACTGCCGCAACGGCTTATGATGCCACGCACGGTTTTTCGGATCAATTTATAGTTGAGGTTGAAGTACTTCATAAAATCGCAGCCGAAGCTGGATTATTTCCAGATCCTAACTATTTTAAAAAATTCCCCGATTCAGAGATTGCAACGGTTAGTATTAATTTACTGAAAGGAGCATAA
- a CDS encoding ABC transporter ATP-binding protein, which translates to MNTILTTENLSIGYTSKKETVTIAENLNLNLQAGKLIALIGANGIGKSTLLRTITGIQKPLQGTVFLNDKKITSYEPLALAQNLSMVLTEKLPSSNLTVFELVALGRQPYTNWIGTLADTDVKIIQEAIELTQIGHLSQKKHFEISDGQLQKVLIARALAQDTPLIILDEPTTHLDLLHKVSLLKLLKKLTHETGKCILFSTHDIDMAIQLSDEMIIMTPETVVQDDPCNLISKGSFNTLFKDEHIVFHSEKGKFVIT; encoded by the coding sequence ATGAATACTATCCTAACCACAGAAAATTTAAGCATTGGCTACACTTCCAAAAAAGAAACAGTGACCATTGCTGAAAACCTCAACTTGAATTTGCAGGCAGGGAAACTGATTGCTTTGATTGGGGCAAATGGTATTGGAAAATCTACTTTATTACGAACCATTACTGGAATTCAGAAACCTTTGCAGGGAACTGTTTTTTTGAACGATAAGAAAATAACTAGTTACGAACCTTTGGCACTGGCCCAAAATTTAAGTATGGTTTTGACCGAAAAGTTGCCTTCGAGTAATTTAACCGTTTTTGAATTGGTGGCGCTCGGACGTCAGCCTTACACTAATTGGATTGGCACTTTAGCAGATACCGATGTCAAAATCATTCAAGAGGCAATAGAACTAACACAAATTGGCCATTTGTCTCAAAAAAAACATTTCGAAATCAGTGACGGACAGTTGCAAAAAGTTTTGATTGCAAGAGCATTGGCGCAAGATACGCCTTTGATTATTCTGGATGAACCCACTACCCATTTGGATTTATTACACAAAGTTTCTTTGCTTAAACTATTAAAAAAACTAACTCACGAAACTGGAAAATGTATTTTGTTTTCAACTCACGACATTGATATGGCCATACAATTAAGTGATGAAATGATTATCATGACTCCGGAGACAGTAGTCCAAGATGACCCTTGTAACTTGATTAGTAAAGGCAGTTTTAATACTTTATTCAAAGACGAACATATTGTTTTTCACAGCGAAAAGGGTAAATTTGTTATTACTTAG
- a CDS encoding 5-carboxymethyl-2-hydroxymuconate Delta-isomerase — protein sequence MPHFVIDCSESILNLKSPQEIMQAVYDTAESTGLFSPGDIKVRINPFQYYNIGNTTDDFIHIFANIMEGRTTVQKSNLSNKIVGKLKVLFPEVPILSINIRDFEKATYCNKSMV from the coding sequence ATGCCACATTTTGTAATTGATTGTTCCGAAAGCATACTGAATCTAAAATCCCCCCAAGAAATTATGCAAGCTGTTTATGACACCGCAGAATCCACTGGCCTTTTTAGCCCCGGTGACATCAAAGTTCGCATCAATCCTTTTCAATATTACAATATTGGGAATACTACTGATGATTTTATTCATATTTTTGCCAATATAATGGAAGGGAGAACCACAGTTCAAAAAAGCAATCTCTCCAACAAAATAGTTGGTAAACTAAAAGTACTATTTCCCGAGGTTCCAATTTTATCTATCAATATTAGGGACTTTGAAAAAGCAACCTATTGCAATAAATCTATGGTTTAA
- a CDS encoding FecCD family ABC transporter permease yields MNNPKRNTILFTLLFLGLIVLFFINISFGSIRIPFKEVYTSLTGGQSSKSTWEYIIVNYRLPKAITAVLVGIGLSISGLLMQTLFRNPLAGPYVLGLSSGASLGVAFVILGASVLPPFLSSILLSSYGIILASTIGSTMVLLLVLVVSQKLRDTAAILIVGLMFGSFTSAIVSVLSYFSTAEQLQKFTFWSMGSLGNLSWSSILILSICVSIGLLLSLYSIKPLNALLLGENYAKSMGLNFNRARLIIILATSILVGSITAYAGPIAFIGLAVPHIAKLVFQTSNHTILYWSTLLFGAAIMLICDVVSQMPGMEITLPINAITSILGAPVVIWLLVRKSSFK; encoded by the coding sequence TTGAACAATCCAAAACGAAATACAATTTTATTCACATTGCTTTTTTTAGGGCTTATCGTTCTGTTTTTTATAAACATCAGTTTTGGATCCATTAGAATTCCTTTTAAAGAAGTATACACCAGTTTGACAGGAGGACAATCGAGTAAATCAACTTGGGAATACATCATCGTTAATTATCGCTTACCTAAGGCCATTACAGCAGTGTTAGTTGGAATTGGCTTGTCAATAAGTGGATTATTAATGCAAACTTTATTTCGAAATCCACTCGCTGGACCTTACGTTTTGGGACTCAGTTCTGGTGCCAGCTTAGGTGTCGCTTTTGTGATATTGGGTGCTAGTGTATTACCTCCATTTTTGAGTAGCATATTACTGTCATCCTACGGAATCATTTTGGCTTCAACAATTGGAAGCACAATGGTTTTGCTTCTAGTTTTAGTTGTCTCACAAAAGCTGCGGGACACTGCCGCTATTCTTATTGTTGGACTAATGTTTGGAAGTTTTACAAGTGCCATTGTTAGTGTACTCTCTTACTTTAGTACAGCAGAACAATTGCAAAAATTCACTTTTTGGTCAATGGGAAGCTTGGGCAATTTATCTTGGTCTTCAATTCTTATTTTGTCCATCTGTGTTTCAATTGGGTTACTATTGAGTTTATACAGTATTAAACCTTTAAATGCGTTGCTTTTGGGCGAGAATTACGCTAAAAGTATGGGGCTGAATTTCAATAGAGCCCGACTTATAATTATATTGGCAACCAGTATTTTAGTAGGTAGCATTACTGCCTATGCCGGCCCTATAGCTTTTATAGGTTTGGCAGTACCCCATATTGCCAAATTAGTGTTTCAAACGAGTAATCATACTATTTTATACTGGAGTACTTTGCTTTTTGGAGCTGCAATTATGCTAATTTGCGATGTAGTTTCCCAAATGCCAGGAATGGAAATCACCTTGCCTATTAATGCTATTACTTCGATATTGGGAGCGCCAGTTGTGATTTGGCTGTTGGTTCGAAAGAGCAGTTTTAAGTGA
- a CDS encoding ABC transporter substrate-binding protein yields the protein MRISIYRTLFFIALLSVSGCQNKEKKSSLDISKSKNSVEYAKSLAICKYNGYTVVTVSNPWPDAHKNFTYILKEKNGIVPDSLKKNPTIVVPLQSIVVTSTTNIPFLEMLGVEKKLIGFPDTNYISSQKTRALIDADLIKNVGQNEKLNIEQLIDLSPNLIVTFGIDNNNPSIENLQKSGLNVLIEADWMEQSPLGKAEWIKLYGALFGKEKEAKNLFNTIVKNYNAAKQLVANTNRQPTVMYGSMYQDQWFVARGNSWVAQFMKDAGANYLWANESGTGSLSLPFEKVLEKAKNAQFWIATGSFKTFLELENSNPHYSQFDAVKTKNVYTFENKYGATGGTIYYELAASRPDLVLKDYIKIFNPELLPNYTFTFAQKLN from the coding sequence ATGAGAATTTCAATTTACAGGACACTATTTTTTATTGCTCTATTGTCTGTTTCGGGTTGCCAAAACAAAGAAAAAAAAAGCTCTCTAGACATTTCAAAATCAAAGAATAGTGTCGAATATGCCAAAAGTTTGGCTATTTGCAAATACAATGGTTATACTGTAGTAACCGTATCAAATCCGTGGCCAGATGCCCATAAAAACTTTACTTATATTCTAAAAGAAAAAAACGGAATTGTACCAGATAGTTTGAAAAAAAATCCAACAATTGTCGTTCCTCTGCAATCTATTGTAGTGACCTCAACAACAAATATTCCTTTTTTGGAAATGCTAGGAGTTGAAAAAAAATTAATAGGATTCCCCGACACCAATTATATTTCATCCCAAAAAACGAGAGCTCTAATTGATGCCGATTTAATTAAAAACGTTGGGCAAAATGAGAAACTTAATATCGAACAACTAATCGATTTGTCACCAAATCTAATTGTCACTTTTGGCATTGACAATAACAATCCATCAATTGAAAATCTTCAAAAAAGTGGTTTAAATGTACTGATTGAAGCTGATTGGATGGAGCAGTCTCCTCTTGGAAAAGCAGAATGGATTAAACTCTACGGAGCACTTTTTGGCAAAGAAAAAGAAGCAAAAAATCTCTTTAATACTATTGTCAAAAACTACAATGCTGCCAAACAATTAGTTGCCAACACTAACAGACAACCAACTGTAATGTATGGCTCTATGTACCAAGACCAATGGTTTGTCGCTAGAGGAAACAGTTGGGTAGCACAGTTTATGAAAGATGCTGGAGCCAATTATTTATGGGCAAATGAATCTGGAACCGGAAGCCTAAGTTTACCCTTTGAAAAAGTTTTGGAAAAGGCAAAAAACGCTCAATTTTGGATTGCCACAGGTTCCTTCAAAACATTTTTAGAATTAGAAAATAGCAATCCTCATTACAGTCAATTTGATGCTGTCAAAACAAAAAATGTTTATACATTTGAAAATAAATATGGAGCAACTGGCGGCACAATTTATTACGAACTTGCAGCAAGTCGTCCTGATTTAGTTCTTAAAGATTATATTAAAATTTTCAATCCAGAACTTCTTCCAAATTATACTTTTACATTTGCGCAAAAACTAAATTAA
- a CDS encoding TonB-dependent receptor plug domain-containing protein — protein sequence MTLRKLIFSFFVLMCQFISAQNDSITNLKEVIVSDRTLYTNNKSQSIQVLNDSVINKNQSSLSNLLNYNSVLYFKEYGRGMTSTVSFRGTTASQTAVIWNGINVNSQLNGSADFNTFTAPDFNSISIKGGGGSVSYGSGAIGGTVHLSNDLVFRNKFENDIRLDYGSFNTVSVNYKMTISNKKWSTQVGFSRNSSDNDYPYINQFTGDGKQRKNENGQYATTNLFANVGYKIKPNSVVTFYSQTSNTDRNNSLISESDSKTKYINTFSRNLLEYSTTNDRFTSNYKIAYLTELYQYYENNDSDDFSFGKSESFIAKMDLGYTVLKSVKLNGILDYNRTKGFGTSFGDNTRQIGAIAIKAVQKYNEKWQNELGLRKEISSDYESPFLFSLGSSYIFNSFYNLKVNLSRNFRIPTFNDLYWQPGGNVNLKPENSYQAEVGNVFSYKKITLSETIYFIKINDLIGWIPTNGSNWTPENTNRVNTYGSETILGWSNTYGKNNIALNASYAYTVSKNVETGEQLIYVPYHKFNSNVSYSYNKWTATYQFLFNGAVSTPSAKYNLVKEYWVSNLAMYYNLGSKYTYSLGLQALNLFNQNYQSISQRYMPGRNFTISLTFKF from the coding sequence ATGACTTTAAGAAAACTAATATTTTCCTTTTTTGTGTTGATGTGCCAATTTATTTCGGCGCAAAATGACTCTATAACCAATTTAAAAGAGGTTATTGTTTCTGACCGTACTCTATATACCAATAATAAATCGCAATCGATTCAGGTTCTTAATGATTCAGTTATTAACAAAAATCAATCTTCACTTTCCAATTTGTTGAATTATAACAGTGTGCTGTATTTCAAGGAATATGGGCGCGGAATGACTTCGACGGTTTCTTTTAGGGGAACAACAGCTTCGCAAACGGCAGTAATCTGGAACGGAATAAACGTTAATTCGCAACTCAACGGAAGTGCCGATTTTAATACATTCACAGCGCCCGATTTTAATTCGATAAGTATAAAAGGCGGTGGGGGAAGTGTGAGTTATGGAAGTGGCGCCATAGGAGGAACTGTTCATTTAAGCAATGATTTGGTTTTCAGGAACAAATTTGAAAATGATATTCGATTGGATTACGGAAGTTTCAATACTGTTAGTGTCAATTATAAAATGACGATTTCAAATAAAAAATGGAGTACTCAAGTTGGGTTTTCAAGAAACAGCTCGGATAATGATTATCCTTATATAAACCAATTTACAGGGGACGGGAAGCAGCGAAAAAACGAAAACGGACAATACGCAACGACCAATTTGTTTGCCAACGTTGGATACAAAATCAAACCCAATTCGGTTGTTACTTTTTACAGTCAGACTTCAAACACTGACCGTAATAACTCTTTAATTTCAGAATCCGATTCCAAAACAAAGTATATCAACACCTTTAGTCGAAATCTTTTGGAATATTCAACCACCAATGATCGTTTCACCAGCAATTATAAAATTGCCTATCTCACAGAACTATATCAATATTATGAAAATAATGACAGTGATGATTTTAGTTTTGGCAAATCGGAATCGTTTATTGCAAAAATGGATCTGGGCTACACAGTGTTGAAATCGGTTAAGTTAAACGGAATTTTAGACTACAATCGTACGAAAGGTTTTGGCACCAGTTTTGGAGACAATACCCGGCAGATTGGTGCGATTGCAATAAAAGCAGTTCAGAAATACAATGAAAAATGGCAAAACGAATTGGGTCTCAGAAAAGAAATTAGTTCGGATTATGAAAGCCCGTTTTTATTCTCATTGGGCTCGTCTTATATCTTTAATTCTTTTTATAATTTAAAAGTCAATCTTTCGAGAAACTTCCGGATTCCAACATTCAATGATTTGTATTGGCAGCCGGGCGGAAATGTCAATTTGAAACCCGAGAATTCCTATCAGGCCGAAGTTGGTAATGTTTTTTCGTATAAAAAAATCACTTTATCCGAAACAATTTATTTTATAAAAATAAATGATTTGATTGGCTGGATACCAACAAACGGATCAAATTGGACCCCCGAAAACACAAATCGAGTTAATACTTATGGTTCCGAAACTATTTTGGGTTGGTCAAATACTTATGGCAAAAATAATATAGCACTCAATGCAAGTTATGCTTATACTGTTTCAAAAAATGTAGAAACGGGTGAACAATTAATATATGTTCCATACCATAAATTTAATTCTAACGTTTCGTATTCCTATAACAAATGGACAGCAACTTATCAATTTTTATTTAATGGAGCAGTGTCAACACCTTCTGCAAAGTATAATTTGGTCAAAGAATATTGGGTTTCAAATCTAGCAATGTATTATAATTTGGGTTCAAAATATACCTATTCATTGGGTTTACAAGCATTGAACCTTTTTAATCAGAATTATCAAAGCATTTCTCAGCGTTATATGCCGGGAAGAAATTTTACAATCAGTCTAACCTTTAAATTTTAA
- a CDS encoding YncE family protein, translating to MNFSKSVLALVCFSLFFVSCTSNDDTNDDTPLGSYDNGFLILNQGGFGHTDASVSYVSSDFVTAQNDIFSVVNPTITLGDVGQDIGFNGENAYIILNGSNKIEIVNRYTLQSVGSINSGLKNPRYIAFANGKGYVTNWGDGGVATDDYVAVIDLTANKVSSTIPVVEGPERIIANSGKLYVAHKGGYNYGNKISVIDAATNSISTTIAVGDVPDSMDIKGGTLWVACSGNPSYVSAPLTETAGKIVKVDMSTNKVTSTIGYSDAKKHLSNLVLGGNDAYYTVDADIFKMEDGATALPASPLFSTTPQGVYGVYSFAVHGSYIYVGDAGDYQHNGKVYVYGLISPSIGVLEKTFSVGVIPAGFYFND from the coding sequence ATGAATTTCAGTAAATCAGTTTTGGCCTTAGTTTGTTTTTCTTTGTTTTTTGTATCCTGTACAAGTAACGATGACACAAATGACGATACTCCATTGGGAAGTTATGATAACGGCTTTTTAATTTTAAATCAAGGTGGATTTGGACATACAGATGCCTCAGTTTCTTATGTTTCGTCTGATTTTGTTACGGCACAAAATGATATTTTTTCAGTAGTAAATCCAACAATCACTTTAGGAGATGTAGGACAGGATATCGGTTTTAATGGAGAAAACGCTTATATTATATTGAATGGAAGTAACAAAATAGAAATCGTAAATCGTTATACGCTACAAAGTGTTGGAAGCATTAACTCGGGATTAAAGAATCCGAGATATATTGCTTTTGCAAATGGCAAAGGGTATGTGACCAATTGGGGCGATGGCGGTGTTGCAACAGATGATTATGTTGCCGTAATCGATTTGACAGCGAATAAAGTATCAAGCACCATTCCGGTTGTTGAAGGTCCTGAAAGAATTATTGCAAATTCAGGAAAATTGTATGTAGCCCATAAAGGTGGCTACAACTATGGAAATAAAATTTCGGTTATAGATGCCGCTACTAATAGTATTTCTACAACAATTGCAGTTGGCGATGTTCCAGACAGTATGGACATAAAAGGAGGAACTTTATGGGTTGCTTGTTCTGGAAACCCAAGCTATGTTTCTGCTCCTTTGACAGAAACGGCGGGAAAAATAGTAAAAGTAGATATGTCAACCAATAAGGTGACCAGTACAATTGGGTACTCGGATGCAAAAAAACATTTGTCAAATTTAGTTTTGGGAGGCAACGATGCTTACTATACTGTTGATGCGGATATTTTTAAAATGGAAGATGGGGCAACCGCTTTGCCTGCATCTCCATTGTTCAGCACTACTCCACAAGGTGTTTATGGTGTGTACAGTTTTGCAGTACACGGAAGTTATATTTATGTGGGTGATGCAGGAGATTATCAGCATAATGGAAAAGTATATGTTTATGGACTGATCTCACCATCTATAGGAGTCTTAGAAAAAACTTTCTCAGTTGGTGTTATTCCAGCGGGATTTTATTTTAATGATTAG